The sequence GATCCGGCCATTGGCGCTGTGGCCGGCAATGCCATGGTCGGCAACCGCATCAACCTCGTCACCCGCTGGCAGGCGGTGGAATATGTGACGGCGCAAAATCTGGAGCGGCGCGCGCTCGCCCGTTTCGGTGCGATCACGGTCGTGCCGGGCGCGGTCGGCGCCTGGCGGCGATCGGCACTGGACGCCGTCGGCGGCTATCCGCTGGACACGCTGGCGGAGGATCAGGATCTGACCATCGCGGTGCAACGGGCCGGCTGGCGCATCGCCTACGACACCGAAGCCGTCGCCTGGACCGAGGCGCCCGAAAGCTTCGGCGCACTGTCCAAGCAGCGTTTCCGCTGGGCCTATGGCACGCTGCAATGCCTGTGGAAGCATCGCAGCATCTGGCGCGAGCGCAAGCCGGCAGGCCTCGCCTGGGTCGGCCTGCCCCAGGCCTGGCTGTTCCAGATCGGCTTCGCGCTGGTATCGCCGATCATCGACCTGGCGCTGGTGGTCAGCGCAATCGACACCGCGCTGCGCGTCCACCAGCATGGCTGGGCCCAGACCCAAAGCGACGTGCTGCGCATGGCGCTCTACTGGATCGCCTTCACCGCGATCGACGTCGCCTGCGGAGCCGTCGCCTATCGTCTGGAGCCGCGCGAGCAACGCTATCCGGCGCTTCTGCTGGTAGCGCAGCGCTTCATCTATCGGCAGATCATGTATAGCGTCGTCATACGCGCCGTCGCCACCGCCATATTGGGGCCATGGGTCGGATGGGGCAAGCTGGAGCGCAGCGGGCGAGTACAAACGACGAGCGCGCTGCCCCATGCCGACAGCGCATGGAGCCATGCGGCATGAGCCGGTCGACCGCCGCGCTTGCCGGCCCGACCTGCGCCCTGCTGCTGGCACTTTGGTATATCGGCTATATCGGCAACGGGGCGCTGTTCGACCTGATGCCTGCGAAAGGTGCGGTCGACCCGCGCCAGCCACGTGCGGTGGCGCTCTATTTGTCGGGCGACATGGGGTTTCACGCGGGACTGGGACCAAATGTCGCAGAGCGGCTGACACGCCGGGGCATCCCCGTCGTCACCGAAAACAGCCTGCGCTTCTTTCGCACGCGCCGCACGCCCGAAGAAGCGGGTGCCATGATCGCCGAAGGATTGCGCCGCGCCATCGCCGTCGATCCGAAGGCGCGCCTGCTGCTGCTGGGCCAGTCCTTCGGCGCCGACGTCATCGCGCCGTCGCTCCCCTACGTGCCCACCACGCTGCGTCGACGGATCGCGTTCATCGGCCTGATCGTGCCGGGCGCCACTCGCCAGTGGCGCGCCTCGCCATCCGAAATCTTCTCCTTCAACGAACCCGAAGAAGACGCGGCGACCGCCGCCCGGCGACTGAGTTGGGTGCCATTGCTGTGCATCCACGGCGCTGAGGAGGCGGCCAGCCTTTGCCCGGCCTTGCGCCAGTCCAATGTCACCCGACTGCAACTGCCCGGCGGCCATCCCCTTAATCATGACGCCGATGCCGTCAGCGCCGCGCTGTCAGGGGCGATCGGCCGAGCGATCGGCTGGCACGCCGCGGCACCATGACCGGCATCGCGCGGCCGGTCGGCGCCAGCCGATACCGACGGATCCTGGCCATCACTATGTTGCTGCTGGTGGCGGCGCTGGCATGTATCGCGCTCGATCATCTCTTTGCCGAAATCCGGTGGAGCGACGTCCGCGCCGCCTTCCAGGCCATTCCCCCGGTCGCGATCATCACGGCCGCGGTTTTGACCGGCCTCAGCTATCTCGCCCTCACCCTCTACGATCATCTGGCGCTGCGCATCATCGGCAGCGCCGTCGGCTGGCGCACGGCGGCGCTGGCGTCCTTCTGCAGCTACACGCTCAGCCATAATCTGGGTCTGGCGCTGGTCACCGGCGGATCGGCGCGGCTGCGCATCTATGGCGCGGCCGGCCTAGGTCCCGGCGACGTCGCCCGCATCATCGCGTCGGCCAGCTTCGCCTTCTGGGGCGGCGTTTTCACACTGACGGCCTTGGCCATGACACTATACCCCGCCGGCCTCACCTTGGGCGGCTTCACCATCGACGCTCCGGTCCAGCGCGCCATCGGCGCTACGCTGCTCGGCGGCGCGATCCTGCTGCTGGCCGCGCTGCGATCCGCGACGCGGCCGGTCAATCTGTTCGGCTGGACATTGACGTTGCCCAGCCGGTCGCAGGCGCTGGCTCAGATCGGCATCGCCTGTATCGACCTGGCCTTCGCCAGCGCCGCGCTGTTCGTGCTTGTCCCCCATCTGTCGCCCGCGCTCTATCCGGCCTTCTTCCTGGGCTATGCACTGGCGATCATCGTCGCGCTGATCAGCCATGTCCCCGGCGGCATCGGCATATTCGAAGGCGTGATCGTCGCCAGCCTGCCCCATGTCGACAGGCCGGCGCTGGTCGCCGCGCTCATCGCCTATCGCATCCTCTATTATCTGATCCCGCTGTTCGTCGCGGTCGTCCTGATCGCCGCGCATGAGCGGCGCGCCTGGCGACAGCCGCTGCGCAACGTCACGAGCGGCGCGCAGACCATAGCCCGGACGATCGCGCCCATCATGCTCGCCGCTTTGGTGGCGGTGGGCGGCGCCATCCTGCTCATTTCCGGCTCGCTGCCGGCGGTGCCGGGCCGCTTCCGCATGGTGGCCGGCATCATCCCCATGCCCTTCGTCGAAGCGTCGCATCTGGCCGCTAGCATGATCGGGGCGCTGCTGATCCTGCTGGCGTCGGGCCTGTACCGGCGGCTGGACGGCGCTTTCTGGCTTACCCGACTGCTGCTGGTCGCCGGCGCGATCTTCTCGCTCGCCAAAGGACTGGACTATGAAGAGGCAAGCATCCTGCTCGTCATCGCCGCCCTGTTGCAATGGAGCCATGCGGCCTTTTATCGCCGGACCAGCCTGACATCGGCCATATTGACCCCCGGATGGATTGCGACGCTGGGCCTCGCCGTCGGCCTGTCCATCTGGATCGGCTTCATCGCCTATCGCCATATCGACTATCAAGGCGACCTGTGGTGGCAATTTGGACGCCATCGGGATGCATCCCGTTTCCTGCGTGCCGCGCTGGCGGCGGGCGTCGTGCTGGTCGGCGCGGCACTGTGGGCGCTACTGCGTCCCGCCCGCGATATATGGGACGAATCACCATCCGATCCGCCCGGCGACGCTGCGCTCTCCTTGGCTACCCGGACCGATGCTTTTCTGGCGCTGACCGGGGACAAGAAATTCCTGACATCTCCGTCGGGCCGCGCCTTCCTCATGTACCAGGTCCAGGGGCATAGCTGGATCGTCATGGGCGATCCGGTCGGCGACCCGGTGGAATGGCCCGATCTCCTCTGGCGGATGCGGGAACGGGCCGACGCGGCACAGGGCCGCCTGCTCCTCTATCAACTCAGTCTGGCATCCCTGCCGCTGGCGATCGACCTCGGCCTTTCCATCGTCAAATATGGGGAGGAAGCACGGATCGACCTGAACGGCTTCACCCTGGAAGGATCGCAGGCGCGCGCCCTGCGCCATGGCGTTCGCCGGACCGCGCGCGACGGCGCCCTGTTCGAGATCGTCGCGGCCGCCGACCTTCCCCCCCTGTTGCCTGCCCTGCGCGCCGTGTCCGACGACTGGCTCGCGGCGAAGGGCGCAACCGAAAAGAGCTTCAGCGTCGGCCGGTTCGACGACGCCTATCTAACGCGCTTCGATTGCGCCCTCGTGCGTTGCGGCGGGCGGATCGTCGCTTTCGCCAATATCTGGGCGACGGCGGATGGCCGGGAATTGTCCGTCGACCTCATGCGCCACAGCGCCGACGCGCCGCCCGGCGTGATGGACTTCATCTTCACCAGCTTGCTGCTCTGGGGCCAGGACAAGGGCTATCGCTGGTTCACCCTTGGCCTTGCGCCGCTGTCGGGGCTGGATGCGCGCCGCCTGTCCCCGCTCTGGGTCAAGGCGGCCGCCTTCCTCTATCGCCATGGCGACGCCTTCTATGGCTTTGGCGGATTGCGGGCCTATAAGGCGAAATTCGCGCCGATCTGGGAACCGCGCTTCATTGCCGGGCCGCACGGCGTTTCGCTGGCGCGGGCGATGGTGGACCTGCAACGGCTGATCGGCGGCGGACGGGGCAGCATGGCCGCCCGGATGCGTAGCGCTGATCCGGCGGTGGCCGGGAAATGAGGACGGTCATGAGCTATAAGGTGCTGCTGGTCGAAGACGACGCGACCACCGCCGATTACATCGCCAAGGGACTGGTCGAGGAAGGCTTTACCGTCGATCGCGCCGACAATGGCCGCGACGGCCTGTTCCTGGCGACCGAAGCCGCGCATGACGCCATCATTCTGGACCGGATGCTGCCGGGCATGGACGGCATGGCGGTGCTCGCGGCGCTGCGCGCGGCTGGCATCGACACCCCGGTCATCATCCTGTCGGCGCTGGCGACCGCCGATGAACGGATCAAGGGGCTGACCGGCGGGTCGGACGATTATCTGGCCAAGCCCTTCGCCTTCGCCGAACTGCTGGCGCGGTTGCGGATCATCCTGCGGCGCGGCGGTGGACAGGCGCCCGAAACGCGCCTGTCCTGCGGCGACCTGGACGTCGACCTCCTCTCTCGCAAGGTGAAGCGCGGCGCGCGCGTCATCGACCTGCAGCCGCGCGAGTTCCGCCTGCTCGACTATCTGCTGCGGCATCAGGGCGAGGTCGTCACCCGCACCATGTTGCTGGAAGGCGTATGGGATTATCATTTCGATCCCGGCACAAATGTCATCGACGTGCATATCAGCCGGCTGCGGCGCAAGATCGACGAGGATGGCGAGCCGCCGCTGATCCACACGATCCGCGGCGCAGGCTATCGCCTGAGCGAACAGGGGTGACGATGCGCTGGCGCCAGAGCGTCATCTGGCGATTCGCCGCGCTCGTCTTCCTGATGCAGATCGCCTGCGTGCTGGTCGCGCTGTGGGCCGTGCATCAATTCACCAGCCGTTCGGTGGACGAAGCCAGCCGAGCGGTCGCGGTGAACCTGCGCGACGATATCGCCGCCACCTATGCAGCGGCTGGCCTGCAAGCGGCTGGCGCCACGGTGCATAGCCGCATGATGGCCGACCCGGACGGCAGCTCGATCATGTTGCTGATCGGGCCGAATGGCCAGCGCATCGCCGGTAACATCCCAGGCTGGCCAGCCGACATCGGTCCCTCGGAAAGCTGGCGCCAGCTCGACCTGCTGCGCATCGGCCAGAAGAACCGCGATCCCCAGAGCATCGGCATCGTCAGCACGCAATTCCCCGACGGAACGCGATTGCTGACCGGCCATGTCGTGGAAAACGACCTGCGCTTCGGCGGCTACCTGGAAGCGGCGCTGATCGGCGCCATCCTGCTCGCCATGCCCCTGGCGGCGGGCGCCGCCTTCTTCTCCGCCGCCATCATCCGGGGCCGGCTGCGATCGGTCATCGATACCGCTGCGGCGGTCGGCACGGGCGACATCAAGCGCCGCATCCTGCTGAGCGGCAGCGGCGACATGTTCGATGCGCTGGGCGAGGAGATCAACGCGATGCTGGACCGCATCACCGCGCTGGTGGATGAAATGCGGCTGGTGACGGACGGCCTGGCCCATGACCTTCGTTCTCCCCTTACCCGGCTGCGCGCCGTGCTGGAGAGCGCCTTGCGCCAGAGCCGGGACGAGGAATCGATCGCAGCGCTGGAAAAGGCGCTGGACGAAGGCGACACGCTGTTGCGGATGCTGGATGCCGCGCTGTTGATCAGCCGGGCCGAAGCGGGGATCGGCCGCGACAATTTCTCGGCGGTCGACGTCGCGGCGCTACTGGACGATTTCCAGGATATGTATGACGCGCTGGCCGAGGACAAAGGCGTGACCATCAGCGTCGATGCGCCGCCCGGCCTGCATATCCGGTCGCATCGCGAGATATTCGGTCAGGTGCTGTCGAACCTGATCGACAATGCGCTCAAATATGGCGGCGATCACATCCTGCTGTCCGCCTGGCGGGATGGCCCGTCGATCTGCGTCGCCGTGGCGGATAACGGCCCGGGCATCGCCGAAGAAAGACGGATCGAGGCGCTGCGGCGTTTCGCCCGGCTGGATGCGTCGCGCCATATCACGGGCGCCGGTCTGGGCCTCTCGCTGGCGGCGGCGGTCGCTCATCTCCATGACGGCACCTTGACCTTGAGCGATGCGGGACCCGGATTGCGCGTGACTCTGATCCTGCCCGTCGAGGACGAGCAGCATTCGCCTTAAGGGATCTGATCGGGATCGCGCCCGCCGGGGCATGCCTGCACCCTTCGGTAAAGTTTCTGCCGTGACACTTTACCGAAGGGCAAAGTGTCACGGGCGACAAAATGCGACTCGCCGAAAAAAGCGGATTCACAAGCGACTCGCTCTGTGCTTGATTCACGATATGTTTCATTCAGCCCTTCCGTCCCGCATCCCCGGCGGCAGCGATCTTTCGCTGTTGCTCGACCAGCTCTCCCATTGCTGCTCGCGGCCGCGATACGCCTTCATGCTGCTGACGCTGATCGCGGACGTGGCCCGACCGGACGGCAGCGCAGGGCCGGAGGTCCGGGTGGGCGACGGGCTGGTCCCGCTACGTGACTGGCTATGCGATGCGCTGACGCCGATGGGCCACCGCGATCCACGCCGCATGGCGCTGGTGGAGCGGGTGCGCGACGAGTTGCGCAAGGACATGAAGTTGACCGGCGACACCCTGACTGACGATGTGCAGGTGCAGGAAGAAGTGCGCAACCGCGTGCGCGCGTCGGGCAAGACCAATCTCAGCCGGGCCGCGTCGGAACTGGTCAAGGCCGGCCTGCTCAAGCGCCATTATCAGGGCTATGGCGTCGATCATCTCAATCGCGGCGCACAGCGCCAAGCGGTATATACGCTCACCGGCCGCGCCCGCGTGCTCATCGGTACGCCGGCCGCGCCACGACGACTGGCCGCCCCACCCCGGCAGGGCGACCTGTTCGCCCATTAAGCGCGTTCGCGCGCCTCGCGCCGGGCCTTGGCATAATTGTCACGACGCATCTTTTCGAAGCCAGTGCGCTGGGCGAAGCCGGCATCTTCAGGATAGTCGCGGAAATCGGCGAGTATCTCTTCAAACACCGTCGCCAGTTCGTCACGAAATTCGGGGTGGGGGAAGATGTGGAAACGGTTCTCTCGTACTGCTTCCAACGTGCGCGCTGCGATGACGTCCGGCTCCATGCCGAACTGGTGCAACTGTTCCAGCCGCCCGACGGCCGCGCTGTCCACTGGCTTCGCACCACCGCTGAGCGCGGATGGCCGCACTTCGTCGCTCGCATAGATATGGCTCTTCACCAGGCCGGGGCAGAGCACGGACACGCCGATACCGTGCGGCGCCAGGCTGTAGCGCAGGGATTCGCTCATCCCGCGCACCGCGAATTTGGTGGTGTTGTAGATGCCGGGCGCGCCGCCGCACAGGAAACTCGCCATCGACGCCGTATTGACGATATGACCGCCCTGCCCCAGCGCCTTCATCCGCGGCGCAAAGGTCATTACGCCGTTGACGACGCCGTGCAGATTGACGCCCATCACCCAGTCCCAATCGTCATAGCTGGACTCGTCGATGGTCTGGAACAGGTTGATGCCGGCATTGTTGAAGACCAGGCTGACCGGCCCCAGCGCCTTCTCCGCCCTGTCGGCCGCCTCGGCGAAACCTGTCCGCGATGCGACATCGAGTTGGACAGCTATGACGCTCTGATTGTCGAGCGTCCTGACCGCGGCGGCCAGCGCATCTTCTCTTATATCGGCGATCGCGACCTTGCACCCTTGCGCCAGCAGGGCGCGGGCCAGACCCAGACCGATGCCATTGGCGCCGCCAGTCACGAAGGCGGTGCGTCCTGCAAATTCGAGCATCCCATTCTCCCATGACGATCTTTGTAACGAACGTGTATTTTTCTCTCGCCATAATCGTATAGTTCACTTACAAATTCGCCAAGCCGAAATTTCATCCCTGTGAACAAAGGGAGAAGTGGAGAGGAGAAGGCCCATGGCCCTGGCACCCGCGCCGATTGCGACCGATACATTATGGGATGCGGAAGAGGCCGCATCGCCGGATGCCGCCGCATCCGCGCGCCCGCCCCATGCGATGGGTGCCGCCTATTGGGCGCTGTTCGTCATCATCCTGGCGACGTTCGTCACCTTCTTCGAACAGGTGGTGTTCGCCATGTTGGCGGAGCGGATCAAGGCGGATTTCGGCCTGTCCGATTCGCAGCTCGGCTTCCTGGCCGGACCCGCCAGCATCATCTGCTATCTGTTCGTCGGCATCCCGCTGGCGCGCCTGGCCGACATCTTCCCGCGCAAGTTCGTGCTGGCGGGAGGATGCGCGGCGCTAGGCATCATCACTTCATTAGGCGGCATCGCGCAGAGTTTCGGCCAGTTCGTCGGCACCCGCGTCTTCCTGGCTGCAGGCGGATCGGCCCATGCGCCGTCCTCCTATTCGCTGCTGGCCGACGCCTTCCCTCCGCGCATCCTGACCCGCGCCTTCGCCCTGCTGCAATTCGGCTTCATCGGCGGCACCACACTCGGCCCGGTAATCGGAGGCATGTTGATCTCCCATGCGGTGGGCTGGCCGCCAACCCAGCATGGCGGCCTTACCATATTGGGCTGGCAATGGCTGATGATCTGGCTGGGCCTGCCAGCCCTGTTCGTCGCCCTCCTGTTCCTGACAGTCAAGGAACCGCCGCGCCAGGCGCCCGCCGCCGACTCCATCACGCCGCCCGTTCAAGCCTCGCTGAGCCGCCGCATCCTGACCTTCACCGGCTTGGACGCCGCCAGGGCGATCCATGCCAAGCGCCGCGTCTATTATCCGCTGTTCGCCGGACTGGCGCTGAGCGCGATCGAGGTGTTCGGCCTGCAATTCTGGCGTGTCCCCTTCATGATCCGCACCTATGGCTGGAACGAGGCGCAGATCGGCGCGGTGATGGGATCGATGACCCTGGTCGCGTCGCTCACCGGCCTGCTGCTGGGCGGCATCTTCGTCGAATGGCTGGCCAAGCGCCACGCCGACGCCAATGTCCGCGCCGCCGCCATCTTCTTCGGCTGCGTCACCATCTGCGCCATCCTCGCGCCCTTGATGCCCAATGGCTATGCGTCGCTGGCCGTATCCAGCATCGGCGCGATGTTCGGCATGGCCGGGGCCGTCCCGCAAAATGCCGCGATCCAGCGCGTTGCGCCCAATGCGATGCGGGGCCAGGTGACGGCGATCTACCTCTTCATGTTCACCTTCTTCGGCGCGATGGGCAGCTTCCTGGTGGGCCTGGTGCAGGACTATATCGTCGGCGATCCCAGCCAGCTCTGGAAGTCGCTGGTGATGACCGCCGGCGTGCTGCTGCCGATCGCGACGTTCTGCATGATCCGCGCCATCCGTCCCTATCGCGAGGAAGTGGAGCGACTGGCTGCGGAAGCCGTTTAATCTGTAAGTATTACATACAATGATAGGAGAGCAAATTATGTCCGACATCGACCGTATCGCCCGCCTGGAACAGAGCGTCGCCGACCTTGGCACCCGCCTGCAACGGCGCGAGGATGAGCTGGACGTGCGCAAATTGCAGCATCTCTACGGCTACCTGATCGACAAATGCCTCTATAACGAAACCGCCGACCTGTTCACCGAGGATGGCGAAGTGCGCTTCTTCGGCGGCGTCTGGCGCGGCCAGGCAGGTATTCGCCGCCTCTATGTCGAACGCTTCCAGGCGCGCTTCACCCATGGCACCAACGGTCCGATCGATGGCTTCCTGCTCGACCATCCGCAATTGCAGGATATCGTCGACATCGATGCAGACGGCGTCACGGCCCATGCCCGCGCCCGGTCGATGATGCAGGCTGGCCGGCACAAGGATTATGCCGACCCCTCCAACCCGATGCTCGGCGCGCGCCAATGGTGGGAGGGCGGCATCTACGAAAATACCTACAAGAAGGTGGACGGCATCTGGCGCATCCAGATCCTGAACTACATGCCGCAATGGCATGCCGATTTCGACCAGGGCTGGGCCAATACGCCAGCCGAATATGTGCCTTTCCCCAAGATCACCTATCCCGAAGACCCGACCGGGCCGGACGCGCTGATCGAGGATCACTGGCTGTGGCCGACGCACAAGCTGGTGCCGTTCCACATGGTGCATCCGGTGACGGGCAAGGAAATCGTCGCCGAACGCTGGCAGGGCGATATCGACCGCGAACGGGCCGCGCGCGAAGCGGTGAGCGCCTGAACCCATGGCCTATCCCGACCTCTATCTGATGATCGATGGCCAGCGGCTGTCGGGCGGCGGGCGACGGACCCACAAGGTCGTCAACCCCGCCACCGGCGAGGCGATCGCGGACCTGCCGCTGGCCGATGCGGCGGACCTCGACGCGGCGCTGGCGGCGGCGCAGCGCGGCTTCCATCGTTGGCGCGATTCGACGCCCCATGAGCGGGCGGCCGTGCTGCAAGGCGCGGCCCGGCTGATGGTCGAGCGGCAGGAGGCACTGGCCCGCGTCGCCACGCTGGAGCAGGGCAAGACGCTGGCCGAAGCACGCATCGAAGTGATGATGAATGTCGGCCTGTTCAACTTTTACGCCGGCGAAGTCTTTCGTCTCTACGGCCGGGCGCTGGTACGTCCGGCCGGGCAGCGATCGACCGTTACCAAGGAGCCGGTCGGTCCGGTCGCCGCCTTCGCGCCATGGAATTTCCCGCTCGGCAATCCCGGCCGCAAGCTCGGTGCGCCGATCGCGGCGGGATGTTCGGTCATCCTGAAGGCGGCGGAGGAAACGCCTGCGTCCGCGCTGGGGGTGCTGCAATGCCTGCTCGACGCAGGGCTGCCCGGCGATGTGGCGCAGGCGGTGTTCGGGGTGCCCGACGAAGTGTCGCGCCATTTGCTCGGCTCCCCCATCATCCGCAAGATGAGCTTCACCGGCTCCACCGTCGTCGGCAAGCATCTGGCGAAATTGGCGGCGGAGGATTGCAAGCGCACGACGATGGAGCTGGGCGGCCATGGCCCGGTGCTGATCTTCGCCGATGCCGATATCGACAAGGCGCTCGATACGGTGGTGGCGGGCAAATATCGCAATGCCGGGCAGGTGTGCGTATCGCCGACGCGCTTCATCGTGGAGGCGGGCGTCCATGATCGCTTCCTTGCCGGCTTTGTCGAGCGCGCGCAAAAGGTGACGGTCGGCGACGGCGCGGCGGCCGGCAGCGTCATGGGACCGATGGCCAACGCCCGGCGTCTCGACGCGATGGACCGATTGATCGGCGATGCGGTGGCCAAGGGCGCGCGCCTCGAAACCGGCGGCGAACGGATCGGCAATGCCGGCTATTATTTCGCGCCGACCGTGCTGACGGCCACGCCGCTGGACGCCGCCATCATGAATGAGGAGCCGTTCGGCCCCGTCGCGCTCATCAACGCCTATACGGACGAGGCAAGCATGATCGCGGAGGCCAACCGCCTGCCCTATGGCCTCGCCGCCTATGCCTGGACCAGCGATGCCGCGCGCCAGCGCCGGGTTGGGCGGCAGATCGAAGCCGGGATGGTTGGCATCAACACGGCGATGATCGGCGGGTCGGATTCGCCGTTCGGCGGGGTCAAATGGTCAGGTCACGGCGCGGAAGACGGTCCGGAAGGAATCGACGCCTGCCTCGTCACAAAAGCCATTCACGAAGGATAAGCCATGACGCATGAACTGAAGACGGGCGGCGACCGCGGCTATCTGCGCATCGCGACGGAGGAAGCCTTCGCCACGCGCGAACAGATCGACGCTTATCTGCGCATGTTGCGCGACGGAACGGCCGACCGGGGCATGGTGTCGCTGTGGGGCTTTTACGGCCAGTCGCCGTCGCAGCGCGCGACCCAGATCATCGATCGGCTGCTCGACCTGGGCGACCAGCGATTGGCGGATATGGACGCGACCGGGATCGACGTCGCGATATTGTCGCTGACCTCGCCGGGCGTGCAACCACTGCTGGACGTCAACGAGGCCAAGGCGATGGTTGCCCGCGCCAACGATCATCTTGCCGAGCGTTGCGCCGCCCATCCCACGCGTTTCGTGGGCATGACATCGATCGCACCGCAGGATCCGGACTGGTCCGCCGCCGAAATCCGGCGGGGCGCTGGCGATCTGGGGTTCAAGGGAGTGATGGTCAACAGCCATACTCAGGGCGAATATCTGGACGATGCCAAGTTCGACCCGATCTTCCGCGCGCTCGCCGATACCGGCCAGCCGCTCTATATCCATCCTTCAACCCCGCCCGACGCGATGATCGGGCCGATGCTGGACGCCGGGCTGGACGGCGCGATCTTCGGCTTTGGCGTGGAGACGGGGATGCACCTGCTGCGGCTCATCACCATCGGTATTTTCGACCGCTATCCCGACCTGCAGATCATCGTCGGCCATATGGGCGAGGCGCTGCCCTATTGGCTCTACCGGCTCGACTATATGCATCAGGCGGGCGTGCGATCACAGCGCTACGAACGGATGAAGCCGCTCAAAAAATCGATCCACGACTATATGCGGTCCAATGTCTGCGTCACGACCAGCGGCATGGCGTGGGAGCCGGCGATCACATTCGCGCAAAAGGTGTTGGGCGAAGACAGGGTCATGTATGCGATGGACTATCCCTATCAATATGTGGCGGATGAAGTGCGCACCCATGACCTGCTGGACATGTCCGACGAGGCCAGGCGCAAGCTGATGCAGACCAATGCCGAGCGCGTGTTCGCCCTGTGACGATCATGACCCCTTCGCGCGCCACGGCCTATTATGCGCTGGCGCTGGTGGCCGGAACCAATCTCGTCAGCCTGCTCGACCGCAATATCCTCGCCATCCTCGCCCCCGCGATCAAGGCGGACCTGAAGATCGGCGACGCGGAAATGGGGCTGCTTTACGGCACCGTCTTCGCGCTCTTCTACGCGCTGTTCTCGCTGCCGCTGGGGCGACTGGCGGACGGGTGGGTCAGGACGAAGCTGCTGGCGATCACGATCGGCTTCTGGTCGCTCGCCACCGGCGGGGCGGCGCTGGCCACCGGCTTCTTCACGCTGATGCTGTCGCGCCTGTGCGTCGGCATTGGGGAAGCGGCGTCGCAGCCGGCCGGCACCAGCCTGACCTATGATTATTTCCCGCGCGAAAAGCGCGGCATGGTGATGGCGGTCATGGCCGCGGCGATCGCGATCGGGCTTGGCGGATCGCTCATCATCGGCGGCATGGCCGCGCAGTGGTGGGACGCGCGCTATGCGGCAGGCGCGGCACCGCTAGGCCTGAAGGGCTGGCAATTCGCCTTTGCCGTCGCGGCGACGCCCGGTTTCCTCATCGCCTTCCTGAT is a genomic window of Sphingomonas bisphenolicum containing:
- a CDS encoding amidohydrolase family protein, with product MTHELKTGGDRGYLRIATEEAFATREQIDAYLRMLRDGTADRGMVSLWGFYGQSPSQRATQIIDRLLDLGDQRLADMDATGIDVAILSLTSPGVQPLLDVNEAKAMVARANDHLAERCAAHPTRFVGMTSIAPQDPDWSAAEIRRGAGDLGFKGVMVNSHTQGEYLDDAKFDPIFRALADTGQPLYIHPSTPPDAMIGPMLDAGLDGAIFGFGVETGMHLLRLITIGIFDRYPDLQIIVGHMGEALPYWLYRLDYMHQAGVRSQRYERMKPLKKSIHDYMRSNVCVTTSGMAWEPAITFAQKVLGEDRVMYAMDYPYQYVADEVRTHDLLDMSDEARRKLMQTNAERVFAL
- a CDS encoding NAD-dependent succinate-semialdehyde dehydrogenase, with amino-acid sequence MAYPDLYLMIDGQRLSGGGRRTHKVVNPATGEAIADLPLADAADLDAALAAAQRGFHRWRDSTPHERAAVLQGAARLMVERQEALARVATLEQGKTLAEARIEVMMNVGLFNFYAGEVFRLYGRALVRPAGQRSTVTKEPVGPVAAFAPWNFPLGNPGRKLGAPIAAGCSVILKAAEETPASALGVLQCLLDAGLPGDVAQAVFGVPDEVSRHLLGSPIIRKMSFTGSTVVGKHLAKLAAEDCKRTTMELGGHGPVLIFADADIDKALDTVVAGKYRNAGQVCVSPTRFIVEAGVHDRFLAGFVERAQKVTVGDGAAAGSVMGPMANARRLDAMDRLIGDAVAKGARLETGGERIGNAGYYFAPTVLTATPLDAAIMNEEPFGPVALINAYTDEASMIAEANRLPYGLAAYAWTSDAARQRRVGRQIEAGMVGINTAMIGGSDSPFGGVKWSGHGAEDGPEGIDACLVTKAIHEG
- a CDS encoding MFS transporter; the encoded protein is MALAPAPIATDTLWDAEEAASPDAAASARPPHAMGAAYWALFVIILATFVTFFEQVVFAMLAERIKADFGLSDSQLGFLAGPASIICYLFVGIPLARLADIFPRKFVLAGGCAALGIITSLGGIAQSFGQFVGTRVFLAAGGSAHAPSSYSLLADAFPPRILTRAFALLQFGFIGGTTLGPVIGGMLISHAVGWPPTQHGGLTILGWQWLMIWLGLPALFVALLFLTVKEPPRQAPAADSITPPVQASLSRRILTFTGLDAARAIHAKRRVYYPLFAGLALSAIEVFGLQFWRVPFMIRTYGWNEAQIGAVMGSMTLVASLTGLLLGGIFVEWLAKRHADANVRAAAIFFGCVTICAILAPLMPNGYASLAVSSIGAMFGMAGAVPQNAAIQRVAPNAMRGQVTAIYLFMFTFFGAMGSFLVGLVQDYIVGDPSQLWKSLVMTAGVLLPIATFCMIRAIRPYREEVERLAAEAV
- a CDS encoding nuclear transport factor 2 family protein, with protein sequence MSDIDRIARLEQSVADLGTRLQRREDELDVRKLQHLYGYLIDKCLYNETADLFTEDGEVRFFGGVWRGQAGIRRLYVERFQARFTHGTNGPIDGFLLDHPQLQDIVDIDADGVTAHARARSMMQAGRHKDYADPSNPMLGARQWWEGGIYENTYKKVDGIWRIQILNYMPQWHADFDQGWANTPAEYVPFPKITYPEDPTGPDALIEDHWLWPTHKLVPFHMVHPVTGKEIVAERWQGDIDRERAAREAVSA